A section of the Sedimentisphaera cyanobacteriorum genome encodes:
- a CDS encoding M48 family metallopeptidase, translated as MMDFIEKVEGIEVRVVTSPRAKHLRLTVSQSGARLSVPLGVSGRRAIEFLNTKKDWLSKSFTKVEKRKENLSSRLKDLPKLDLYQQQEKLFSRAQQLASRFGFEYSKITFRCQKTRWGSCSSKNSISLNINMVLLPEYLQDYLILHELAHTKVKSHCKKFWHLLDGCCGQRSAKALDKELNSYSIIFTPEQIWQLHKSSDKPNIFPEAE; from the coding sequence ATGATGGACTTCATTGAAAAGGTTGAGGGGATTGAAGTGAGGGTGGTAACATCGCCTCGCGCCAAGCATCTCCGGCTAACCGTTTCGCAAAGCGGGGCGAGGCTGAGCGTGCCTCTGGGCGTTTCCGGCAGGCGGGCGATAGAGTTTCTCAATACCAAAAAGGACTGGCTTAGCAAATCTTTTACAAAAGTTGAAAAACGCAAGGAAAACCTAAGTTCGCGCCTGAAAGACCTGCCTAAGCTTGATCTGTATCAGCAGCAGGAAAAGCTTTTCAGCAGAGCTCAGCAGCTCGCTTCCCGCTTCGGGTTCGAATACAGCAAAATTACATTCCGCTGCCAGAAAACCAGATGGGGCAGCTGCTCATCGAAAAACAGCATAAGCCTCAATATAAATATGGTTCTGCTTCCAGAATACCTGCAGGATTACCTCATCCTCCACGAACTCGCCCATACAAAGGTAAAATCGCACTGCAAAAAATTCTGGCATCTCTTAGACGGCTGCTGCGGGCAAAGGTCTGCAAAAGCTCTCGATAAAGAGCTCAACTCATATTCAATCATATTTACGCCCGAACAGATCTGGCAGCTGCACAAATCAAGCGACAAGCCGAACATTTTCCCTGAAGCCGAGTAA
- a CDS encoding TorF family putative porin has product MLKKIILTTALAAGLATSASAFDAEIEGDLSVGYFSKYIWRGQAINDESVIQTGIGFQVDKIYLNLWGNMDLTDEGEKNNFTEVDFTAEYSDSLTEGVDYTLGVIRYDFDEDAGNTNEIYGGLSFDMPLSPSFTVYRDIDAIEGTYFSAGVSHSFSLGEDMALDCAASLGYADSDYNLGYWGVDDSSMQDLALSASMPLAMGDWTLTPSVTYAAIMDDELKETDAYEPDPDYIYAGISLSTTF; this is encoded by the coding sequence ATGCTTAAAAAAATCATTCTCACTACTGCCCTTGCAGCGGGGCTGGCAACTTCGGCCAGTGCTTTCGATGCGGAAATCGAAGGCGATCTTTCTGTCGGCTATTTCAGCAAGTACATCTGGAGAGGCCAGGCGATTAACGATGAGTCTGTAATTCAGACGGGCATAGGATTTCAGGTGGACAAAATATACCTGAATCTCTGGGGGAATATGGACTTAACAGATGAGGGCGAGAAAAACAACTTCACAGAGGTCGATTTTACCGCAGAATATTCAGACTCGCTCACCGAGGGTGTTGATTACACTCTGGGCGTAATAAGGTACGATTTCGATGAAGATGCAGGCAACACAAATGAAATCTATGGCGGACTGAGCTTTGATATGCCGCTGAGCCCTTCTTTCACTGTTTACCGCGACATTGACGCAATTGAAGGAACATACTTCAGCGCGGGGGTTTCACACAGCTTCTCATTGGGTGAGGATATGGCCTTAGACTGCGCAGCCTCGCTTGGCTATGCAGACTCAGACTACAACCTCGGATACTGGGGCGTTGATGACAGCTCCATGCAGGATCTGGCTCTCTCGGCGTCTATGCCTCTTGCCATGGGCGACTGGACTCTCACTCCTTCAGTTACCTATGCTGCCATAATGGATGATGAGCTCAAAGAGACTGATGCCTACGAGCCCGATCCGGACTACATCTACGCCGGCATTTCACTCTCAACTACATTCTAA
- the proC gene encoding pyrroline-5-carboxylate reductase: MATIGFIGAGNMAEAIIKGLISKKVYSCDEINISDISDNRLDYMKSAYGINAFKYNNLVVSSSDMAVLAVKPQIAGEVLESLDDFPCDKPVISIAAGLKIKKITDLLGDIPVIRVMPNTPALVGWGAAGLFANKKGEKHLPDAQKIFSAIGEAFVLSSEEDMNIVTALSGSGPAYFFLFMEEMINAAVELGLDEKTASELTMQTALGAAMLAKHRSDAGEKPEDLRRKVASPGGTTEAALKELENNQLGAIVMLAVSRAKQRSEELSEV; this comes from the coding sequence ATGGCTACTATAGGTTTTATCGGTGCGGGAAATATGGCTGAGGCTATAATCAAGGGGCTAATCTCTAAGAAGGTTTATTCCTGCGATGAGATCAACATCAGCGACATCAGCGACAACCGTCTCGATTATATGAAGTCTGCCTACGGGATAAACGCCTTTAAATACAACAATCTCGTTGTAAGCTCGAGCGATATGGCTGTGCTTGCAGTTAAGCCGCAGATTGCAGGGGAAGTGTTGGAATCGCTGGATGATTTCCCTTGCGATAAACCTGTTATATCAATCGCCGCAGGGCTTAAAATTAAGAAAATCACTGATCTGCTCGGAGATATACCGGTGATTCGCGTTATGCCGAATACACCTGCCCTCGTTGGCTGGGGAGCAGCGGGCTTATTCGCAAACAAAAAAGGCGAAAAGCACCTCCCTGATGCGCAAAAAATATTCTCTGCGATAGGAGAGGCCTTTGTGCTCTCGAGCGAGGAGGATATGAATATCGTAACCGCCCTTAGCGGGTCTGGGCCGGCATATTTCTTTCTGTTTATGGAAGAGATGATAAACGCAGCGGTTGAGCTCGGCCTTGATGAAAAAACCGCTTCCGAGCTTACGATGCAAACAGCCCTTGGCGCAGCTATGCTGGCAAAGCACAGAAGCGATGCAGGCGAAAAGCCCGAAGACCTTAGACGCAAGGTTGCCTCGCCAGGCGGAACTACAGAGGCCGCATTAAAAGAGCTCGAAAACAACCAGCTCGGGGCAATAGTTATGCTCGCTGTATCACGTGCCAAGCAGAGAAGCGAAGAGCTCTCTGAAGTTTGA
- a CDS encoding DUF2905 domain-containing protein → MPDGYTQIGKFLIAAGLIISATGLIMVFAPKLNLFKLPGDLSFSGKGWKIYFPVVSCIVISIVLTLISWVVKYFSGK, encoded by the coding sequence TTGCCGGACGGTTACACTCAAATCGGGAAATTCCTTATTGCTGCAGGACTGATAATCTCTGCAACAGGGCTGATTATGGTCTTTGCCCCAAAGCTGAATCTCTTCAAACTTCCCGGAGACTTAAGCTTCAGCGGGAAAGGCTGGAAGATATACTTCCCTGTAGTAAGCTGCATCGTAATATCAATTGTGCTCACGCTCATATCCTGGGTAGTTAAGTATTTCAGCGGGAAATGA
- a CDS encoding alkaline phosphatase D family protein: MKIQRRKFLKQTAGLGIVSTLSLLTNAAYADYFNQIGLGGRDLNTGLRILNYGFGGRLEDKDPKQIPSEVKTLYSKMYNLLAKNRRMTHVELFSDAEVKSMCKSRNIKHIGGPMLGNVTSTGIKVWVRTLYPAAVKIRVETIDGTVDFGPVHSTAESDYAAVVPVKGLKPNTRYPYSLIIDDKAVSLPFEPSFKTVNDEKASSKRIAFGTCPHRSGLGNSKLFELIRRREPSAMLLGGDIAVQDRRKNGAKHRADYILRDLQPPWKRFSANIPVYAAWDDHDYFDNDLAGIPNGFSDNDRRNICSIFRNSWNNPSYGASNGVFFRTRIEPCDVIMLDHRYFRNQDDSNKFLGDAQMQWLKKQLAGCKGPFVILSCGTMWSDYVSNGKDSWGTTAPSEREELFSFIEKNKIPGVILISGDRHGARGFLIPRPSGYNFYEFEVAALGGRSGPPAATEKWETQLFGFAKKYMFAEFDFNTKRADPEVTFKLFQDSGKKLYTKTLKQSQLTPK; encoded by the coding sequence ATGAAAATTCAAAGACGAAAATTTTTAAAGCAAACCGCCGGGTTGGGCATTGTTTCAACATTGAGCCTGCTTACAAATGCAGCCTACGCAGACTACTTTAATCAAATCGGCTTAGGCGGCAGGGATCTTAATACAGGTTTAAGAATATTGAACTACGGTTTTGGCGGTCGGTTAGAAGATAAGGACCCGAAGCAAATTCCTTCTGAGGTTAAAACACTATATTCAAAAATGTATAATCTCCTTGCGAAAAACAGAAGAATGACTCATGTAGAGCTGTTTTCGGATGCCGAAGTGAAATCAATGTGCAAAAGCCGGAATATCAAACACATCGGCGGCCCGATGCTTGGAAATGTTACATCGACAGGGATTAAAGTATGGGTCAGAACACTGTATCCGGCAGCGGTAAAAATTCGGGTCGAAACTATTGACGGTACAGTTGATTTCGGCCCGGTGCATTCAACTGCTGAATCGGATTATGCCGCTGTTGTACCGGTGAAAGGCCTCAAGCCCAATACTCGTTATCCATACAGTTTAATTATTGACGATAAAGCAGTTTCTCTGCCCTTTGAGCCTTCATTCAAAACAGTAAACGATGAGAAAGCATCTTCTAAACGTATTGCATTCGGCACTTGTCCGCATCGGTCGGGATTAGGCAACTCAAAGCTGTTTGAACTGATACGCAGGCGTGAACCCTCTGCTATGCTGCTCGGCGGGGATATTGCCGTTCAAGACCGACGTAAAAACGGAGCAAAGCATCGAGCGGATTATATTCTGCGTGATTTGCAGCCGCCGTGGAAGCGATTTTCTGCCAACATCCCTGTATATGCAGCATGGGACGACCACGATTATTTCGATAACGATCTGGCCGGAATCCCAAACGGTTTTTCAGATAATGACCGCCGGAATATATGTTCAATATTCCGCAATTCTTGGAACAATCCCTCTTACGGGGCATCGAACGGCGTGTTTTTCCGAACACGGATAGAGCCCTGTGATGTGATAATGCTTGATCACCGATACTTCCGTAATCAGGATGATTCAAACAAGTTTCTTGGGGATGCCCAGATGCAATGGCTAAAGAAACAATTGGCAGGTTGCAAGGGGCCGTTTGTTATCCTTTCATGCGGTACCATGTGGAGTGATTATGTTTCCAACGGAAAAGACTCATGGGGAACAACAGCCCCTTCCGAACGGGAAGAGCTTTTCAGTTTTATTGAAAAGAATAAAATTCCCGGGGTAATCCTTATCTCAGGCGACCGACACGGAGCTCGCGGATTTCTTATCCCGAGGCCATCCGGATATAACTTCTATGAATTTGAAGTGGCAGCCCTCGGCGGGAGAAGCGGCCCTCCCGCAGCTACTGAAAAATGGGAGACGCAGCTTTTCGGATTTGCGAAAAAATATATGTTTGCTGAGTTCGATTTCAATACTAAAAGGGCAGATCCGGAAGTTACATTCAAACTCTTCCAAGACAGCGGCAAGAAATTATATACCAAAACGCTGAAACAAAGCCAGCTCACACCGAAGTGA
- a CDS encoding SWIM zinc finger family protein — protein MDNKKLDRLLELTWNDLTEWAGTKIVSRAEGYKSKVSKVAVFQNGPIATVRGTFVYAVHVKLDENGSLYSECSCPYAVNCKHGVAAVLKYIEMRKEKIEVPEAKEQDPRVLLIKQQNSEPVLDIAQINSSIYGYQDEQNEAGQLAELLERKSKDELKTIIYELIEVFPGITKELIKRNKLTNVKAEKLIYWLKEYLKTAYKEIQFDYYGEPDENILDYQQINSNLKRLIRAGYADDVLEMADQIVSAGIYQIDNLYSEEFITLDFEKISPTLFCALEQSSATEIEKMEHALNFVLEDGYHLFDNFKNYLTKNRPESQWSRFADRLLVRLKEIGFPKASPNVCRDHFRDKFVDWLVYSLEKAGRKNEKLSICKAEARTNNNYPRLVEVLREQEKYDEAKKWIKEGVKQNQDRYSGIVSTLQEQLKQIYKLEKDWASAAIMDVENFVSSPNKDNYAACEKINKKNKTWTEVRELLLEYLEKGNLPWENLSWPLPKPKNIYAEEGSYRIFPNIRALVSIAIYEEDPKRVLYWFNKGNELNFRMPIHLADDAAEAAKDYSPQRAVSIWQKIAEDYIDETKVKSYYEAAEYLRKARKVMRLNGSKDEWEKYIKELQQKHRRKRRCIEILSKLSLKPIISD, from the coding sequence ATGGATAACAAAAAACTGGACAGATTATTAGAGCTCACTTGGAACGATTTAACTGAATGGGCGGGCACTAAAATTGTTTCAAGGGCGGAAGGCTATAAATCAAAAGTTTCCAAGGTTGCTGTTTTTCAGAACGGCCCGATTGCGACGGTAAGGGGCACGTTTGTTTATGCTGTTCACGTAAAATTAGATGAAAACGGCAGCCTCTATTCAGAATGCTCCTGCCCTTACGCTGTAAACTGCAAGCATGGGGTGGCAGCAGTGCTTAAATATATTGAAATGCGCAAGGAGAAAATTGAAGTCCCTGAGGCAAAAGAGCAAGACCCTCGTGTGCTCTTAATCAAACAGCAAAATTCCGAGCCCGTTTTAGACATTGCGCAAATTAACAGCTCCATTTATGGATATCAGGATGAGCAAAATGAGGCTGGGCAACTAGCCGAATTGCTGGAGAGGAAGAGCAAAGACGAGCTCAAGACGATTATTTATGAACTGATTGAAGTATTCCCGGGAATCACTAAAGAGCTGATTAAGCGAAACAAACTTACCAATGTAAAGGCAGAAAAGCTCATCTACTGGTTGAAAGAGTATTTAAAAACCGCCTACAAGGAGATTCAGTTTGATTACTACGGCGAGCCGGACGAAAACATTCTTGACTATCAACAGATAAACAGCAACCTCAAGAGACTAATTCGTGCAGGCTATGCGGACGATGTTTTGGAGATGGCAGATCAGATCGTATCTGCTGGAATTTACCAGATCGATAATTTGTACAGCGAAGAATTCATCACTTTGGATTTCGAAAAAATATCCCCTACCTTATTTTGCGCGCTTGAGCAGTCTTCAGCGACAGAAATAGAAAAGATGGAACACGCCCTTAATTTCGTTCTTGAAGACGGCTATCACCTCTTTGATAATTTCAAAAATTACCTCACTAAAAATCGTCCTGAATCTCAATGGAGCAGATTTGCAGACAGATTGCTTGTTCGCTTGAAAGAAATAGGTTTCCCAAAGGCTTCTCCTAATGTCTGCAGAGATCATTTCCGTGATAAATTTGTTGACTGGCTTGTTTATTCACTTGAAAAGGCCGGGAGAAAAAATGAAAAATTGTCTATCTGCAAGGCTGAAGCTCGAACAAACAACAACTACCCGCGGCTTGTAGAAGTGTTGAGAGAACAAGAGAAATACGATGAAGCAAAAAAATGGATCAAAGAAGGGGTCAAGCAGAATCAGGATAGATATAGCGGAATTGTTAGCACACTGCAAGAACAACTGAAACAAATCTACAAGCTTGAAAAGGACTGGGCATCTGCCGCAATTATGGATGTTGAGAATTTTGTCAGCTCACCTAACAAAGACAATTATGCCGCTTGCGAAAAGATAAACAAAAAAAATAAAACATGGACGGAAGTTCGGGAGCTGCTGCTTGAATATCTCGAAAAAGGTAATCTGCCATGGGAAAACTTATCTTGGCCTCTGCCCAAACCTAAAAATATTTATGCTGAGGAGGGCAGTTACAGAATTTTCCCGAATATCAGGGCATTAGTCTCAATTGCAATATACGAAGAAGACCCGAAGAGGGTTCTTTACTGGTTTAACAAGGGCAATGAATTGAATTTTAGAATGCCAATTCATCTTGCAGATGATGCAGCCGAAGCAGCAAAAGATTACTCTCCGCAGCGTGCAGTTTCAATATGGCAGAAGATTGCTGAAGATTATATAGATGAAACTAAAGTTAAATCATACTACGAAGCCGCCGAATACCTGCGCAAGGCACGTAAAGTTATGAGACTAAACGGCAGTAAGGATGAGTGGGAAAAATATATTAAAGAGCTTCAGCAGAAACACCGCAGAAAGAGAAGGTGCATTGAGATATTGAGCAAGCTCAGCCTTAAGCCTATTATCAGCGATTAG
- a CDS encoding sigma 54-interacting transcriptional regulator: METLTKNELSFISSAFDSVFANPFAAEKRNPACPEGFSPDQLNERLLGIIKRLEESGLELIQDFPAQEKGIAEKLFISSSYLRFAGKLYSKAAEAFKAESPLKIEFGAEALLSLEKHGFERKNANRLFSAFFQIQRARLSVEDSIWGIGQSAEDFRKQLWDSVFSSNFENYINFFAESPEHFPSLIISQPGCLRNRAAKSSAMSSFIGFNEKKQSFKTDFQKLYAFADISGCREDEAESLIFGRAKGAFFWADSAAKGVLDKPVSGGIAFIEGLENLSPRLSEKLRIALDKRFYCPAGDTKQNTLETRIFAGMQEGSEISAGLKNCFAKIIRLPSLKRRIDDSSDNIAIIVSNILREFLAVRSDEISEKLTEQIIKSARSRQNWPMNEMELTSLVKSFIISGRDEQFCDCRPDLNKELLSSRPTASELLSDYCKMLYEEYGSYEKVARTADLDRRTAKKYIEMDETPANDSS; the protein is encoded by the coding sequence ATGGAAACTCTTACAAAAAATGAGCTTAGTTTCATTTCATCCGCTTTCGACAGCGTGTTTGCCAATCCGTTTGCCGCTGAAAAACGAAATCCTGCCTGCCCCGAAGGTTTTTCCCCAGACCAGCTCAATGAAAGGCTGCTCGGGATTATTAAGCGTTTGGAGGAAAGCGGGCTTGAACTGATTCAAGACTTCCCTGCTCAGGAGAAGGGGATAGCAGAGAAGCTTTTTATCAGCTCGTCATATCTGCGTTTTGCCGGCAAACTGTACTCTAAGGCTGCTGAGGCTTTCAAGGCTGAATCCCCGCTAAAGATTGAATTCGGAGCAGAGGCTCTTCTAAGCCTTGAGAAACACGGCTTTGAGCGAAAAAACGCCAATCGTCTTTTTTCCGCATTCTTCCAGATTCAAAGGGCAAGGCTCTCTGTAGAAGATTCAATCTGGGGCATCGGGCAAAGCGCTGAGGATTTCAGGAAACAGCTTTGGGATTCTGTGTTTTCAAGCAATTTTGAAAATTACATCAATTTCTTTGCAGAAAGCCCCGAGCATTTTCCTTCGCTGATAATCAGTCAGCCCGGGTGCCTGAGAAACAGAGCCGCCAAATCATCTGCGATGAGCAGTTTCATCGGATTCAACGAAAAGAAACAGAGCTTCAAAACAGACTTCCAAAAGCTTTATGCCTTTGCGGATATTTCAGGCTGCCGAGAAGACGAAGCCGAATCCCTGATTTTCGGGAGAGCGAAAGGTGCGTTTTTCTGGGCAGATTCTGCGGCTAAAGGCGTTTTGGATAAGCCCGTTTCAGGGGGGATTGCCTTTATTGAAGGCTTAGAGAATCTTTCGCCGAGGCTCTCAGAAAAGCTCCGTATCGCTTTAGACAAGCGGTTTTACTGCCCCGCAGGCGATACTAAACAAAACACCCTTGAAACCAGAATATTTGCAGGTATGCAGGAGGGAAGCGAGATTTCAGCGGGGCTAAAAAACTGCTTCGCTAAGATAATCCGCCTGCCCTCTCTGAAACGCAGAATCGATGACAGCAGCGATAATATCGCAATTATCGTTTCAAATATTCTCCGTGAATTCTTGGCAGTCAGAAGTGATGAGATATCTGAAAAACTAACCGAACAGATCATCAAAAGCGCACGCTCAAGGCAGAATTGGCCTATGAATGAAATGGAGCTAACCTCTCTGGTCAAATCCTTCATTATTTCCGGACGAGATGAGCAATTTTGTGATTGCAGGCCAGACCTGAATAAAGAGCTGCTCAGCTCCCGCCCAACTGCGTCAGAGCTTCTCTCGGACTACTGCAAAATGCTGTACGAAGAATACGGTTCTTATGAAAAGGTGGCAAGGACAGCAGACTTAGACAGGAGAACCGCCAAGAAATACATTGAGATGGACGAAACTCCTGCGAATGATTCAAGCTGA
- a CDS encoding TIGR03790 family protein: MKALAFLILLFAAEISCCELAPEEIAVVCNIDAPESLSIAHFYAQTRSLPEDNIIQLSLGADAGKSISRKKYISDVKTPVKAALSDISGIRCLVTVYGVPYKIRPWDTAEKNKPYLEKLQKLRKRLEAEIQDVLSELSDAALSDSKPFLMAVNSFLYKELEDAARKDRAFQLEFMNKVRPLYGSRLSRKMAREEFGIKFYSPNIQSAFSDSEIYEQLSPKHSSYSEKLRRGYYETAERLYGKLEAYKACRDDIEQIKGIKTQAALDSELSMLNFRSYRIHGSAENEFFQNIQALDNQNAKTLMVCRLDGPGETIIKRIISNSAQRMYYPGEKCVFDLQNAEKAGLADAYVQYDSYIEKAAEIFRKHGCSTLIEETASLTDSNAECMFYAGWYSPGNYNCRLNFIPGSIAYHITSFGASELRSRKSRTWCPNLLKNGADAVIGSAAEPVLTAMPRPELFAGALLDGKTLVEAFYYSKPQNSWTVLLVGDPLMKLSY; encoded by the coding sequence ATGAAAGCACTTGCATTTCTCATCCTTCTGTTTGCTGCTGAGATCTCCTGCTGCGAGCTCGCACCGGAGGAAATTGCTGTTGTGTGCAATATTGATGCGCCTGAATCTCTGAGCATCGCCCATTTTTACGCACAAACACGCAGCCTTCCCGAGGATAATATCATTCAGCTGAGCTTAGGGGCGGATGCAGGCAAATCCATTTCCAGAAAGAAATATATCAGCGATGTAAAAACGCCTGTCAAAGCTGCTTTAAGCGATATCAGCGGGATTCGCTGCCTTGTAACAGTTTACGGCGTACCTTACAAGATCAGGCCTTGGGACACAGCGGAGAAAAACAAACCCTATCTCGAGAAACTTCAAAAGTTGCGTAAGAGGCTTGAGGCCGAGATTCAAGACGTTTTATCCGAGCTTTCGGATGCTGCACTGAGCGATTCGAAACCATTCCTAATGGCTGTAAACTCTTTTCTGTACAAAGAATTAGAAGATGCTGCCCGTAAAGACAGAGCCTTTCAGCTGGAATTTATGAACAAGGTAAGGCCTTTATACGGCAGCCGGCTTTCCAGAAAAATGGCAAGGGAAGAATTCGGGATTAAATTTTACTCGCCCAACATCCAGTCCGCATTTTCAGACAGCGAAATCTACGAACAGCTCAGCCCCAAGCATTCCAGCTATTCAGAAAAGCTGCGGCGAGGGTATTATGAGACCGCCGAGAGGCTTTACGGCAAACTCGAGGCATACAAGGCGTGCAGGGACGATATAGAGCAGATTAAAGGCATCAAAACACAGGCAGCTCTTGACAGCGAACTTTCAATGCTGAACTTCAGAAGTTATAGAATTCACGGCTCCGCGGAGAACGAATTTTTCCAGAATATCCAGGCTTTAGATAATCAAAACGCAAAGACGTTGATGGTATGCCGTCTTGACGGGCCGGGTGAGACGATCATTAAGAGAATCATAAGCAACTCCGCCCAAAGAATGTATTATCCCGGAGAGAAGTGCGTTTTCGATTTGCAGAACGCTGAGAAGGCAGGCCTTGCTGATGCCTATGTGCAATACGATTCATACATTGAAAAGGCCGCTGAAATATTCAGAAAACACGGCTGCTCAACGCTTATTGAAGAAACTGCGAGCCTAACGGATTCTAATGCCGAATGTATGTTCTACGCAGGCTGGTACAGCCCGGGAAATTATAATTGCAGGCTCAATTTTATCCCAGGGTCTATCGCATATCATATCACCAGCTTCGGGGCGAGCGAGCTTCGAAGCAGGAAAAGCCGGACGTGGTGCCCGAATCTGCTGAAAAACGGAGCAGATGCGGTGATTGGATCGGCAGCCGAGCCTGTGCTTACTGCTATGCCCAGGCCGGAGCTGTTCGCCGGCGCTCTTCTGGACGGAAAAACCCTTGTGGAGGCGTTTTACTACAGCAAACCGCAGAATTCATGGACAGTTCTGCTTGTTGGCGACCCGCTGATGAAACTGAGCTACTGA
- a CDS encoding type II secretion system protein encodes MKSRGFTLIELLVVISIIALLMAILMPALSKAREQAKNVLCKSNQRQLVTALITYVGDNDGQPLISEGGSEFWFNQIAPYLGDDNYQYDPQSNLKGAMAVMMCPSCKPPMEEDPTVYYNPVITDKYQKSGVHNWRYHVYSEGSSHNTTGSKNEGSYTMNTWIGGWRSSSMEEGKPNYRKSFRDAFVQREDVPAFSDGAWVDAGPMYDETTKNQPPNEFNSLGAPLGGSMGGMQRVCLDRHDMGVNVAFTDGHVDRVELAELWTLKWNKLFQKQYDITMPKSSR; translated from the coding sequence ATGAAAAGCAGAGGATTTACTTTAATCGAACTTCTTGTAGTGATATCGATCATTGCCCTGTTGATGGCGATATTGATGCCGGCATTGAGCAAGGCAAGGGAGCAGGCCAAGAACGTTCTTTGCAAGAGCAACCAGAGGCAGCTTGTTACGGCTTTGATTACTTACGTTGGAGACAACGACGGCCAGCCGCTTATATCCGAAGGCGGGTCTGAGTTCTGGTTCAATCAGATTGCCCCTTACCTCGGAGATGACAACTACCAGTATGACCCTCAGTCGAATCTAAAAGGGGCGATGGCTGTTATGATGTGCCCAAGCTGCAAGCCGCCGATGGAAGAGGACCCTACAGTATATTACAACCCCGTGATAACGGATAAATACCAGAAATCTGGCGTCCACAACTGGCGTTATCACGTGTACAGCGAAGGAAGCTCACACAACACTACAGGCTCTAAAAATGAAGGCTCCTATACTATGAATACTTGGATTGGAGGCTGGAGAAGCAGCAGTATGGAAGAAGGTAAGCCAAATTACCGAAAGTCGTTCAGAGATGCCTTTGTGCAGAGAGAAGATGTGCCGGCGTTCTCAGACGGGGCTTGGGTTGATGCTGGCCCTATGTACGATGAGACCACAAAAAACCAACCCCCGAATGAATTTAACAGTCTGGGAGCACCGCTGGGCGGCAGCATGGGCGGTATGCAGCGTGTATGCCTCGACAGGCACGATATGGGCGTGAACGTTGCATTCACCGACGGGCACGTTGACAGAGTGGAACTGGCTGAGCTATGGACACTGAAATGGAATAAGCTCTTCCAGAAACAGTACGACATAACAATGCCTAAAAGCTCAAGGTGA